In the genome of Entelurus aequoreus isolate RoL-2023_Sb linkage group LG08, RoL_Eaeq_v1.1, whole genome shotgun sequence, one region contains:
- the nat9 gene encoding N-acetyltransferase 9, with protein MKINENTLLEGHKVVLVPYNAEHVPRYHEWMKSTELQQLTASEPLTLEQEYDMQRSWREDSDKCTFIILDKRRWADSKMKEEQCMIGDVNIFLTDPLDLSLAELEIMIAEPAYRGKGIGKEVVHMMMQYGVAKLNIQKFQVKIGLNNEVSIAMFKKLQFQQVSVCRVFKEATLEMTVDERVRSRLLQRTVHMRERDYTLSRSGRQEVMSQD; from the exons ATGAAGATAAATGAAAACACGCTGCTGGAAGGCCATAAAGTCGTGCTGGTGCCATACAATGCCGAACACGTGCCAAG GTATCACGAGTGGATGAAGTCCACCGAGCTGCAGCAGCTGACTGCCTCAGAGCCGCTGACCCTTGAGCAAGAATATGACATGCAACGCAGCTGGAGGGAAGACAGTGACA AGTGCACCTTCATCATCTTGGACAAGCGGCGGTGGGCAGACTCTAAAATGAAAGAGGAGCAATGCATGATCGGAGATGTTAACATCTTCTTGACCGACCCGTTGGATCTGTCCCTCGCTGAGCTGGAGATCATGATAGCAG AGCCCGCTTACAGAGGCAAAGGCATCGGGAAGGAAGTGGTGCACATGATGATGCAATACG GGGTCGCCAAACTCAACATCCAAAAGTTCCAAGTGAAAATCGGCCTGAACAACGAGGTCAGCATCGCCATGTTCAAGAAACTGCAGTTCCAACAG GTGTCGGTGTGTCGGGTGTTCAAGGAGGCCACCTTGGAGATGACCGTGGACGAGCGTGTCCGCAGCCGACTGCTCCAGCGCACCGTCCACATGAGGGAGCGGGACTACACGCTGAGCCGCAGCGgcagacaggaagtgatgtcacaggATTAA